In Musa acuminata AAA Group cultivar baxijiao chromosome BXJ3-11, Cavendish_Baxijiao_AAA, whole genome shotgun sequence, one DNA window encodes the following:
- the LOC103970621 gene encoding probable galacturonosyltransferase 3: MALLSRRSLSCGVLLFVSQFLFRVHGLSKESLLGRNNFQQPDENFDITISYMDASGKFQTHKVNSKTLSSSWVWESPVDANQKRLVVGQLQEGSSEQTVNGSRESTQLSIEYNQQSRTIDPIKLRRQKLRDERREKRIAELIHMSKETELQMQNAAIERAKEFNNMRRAWYSIWRKEYINPNSDTTLKLMRDQKIMAKVYASVAYSTGERDLYNSLTRHIKEIQRGIGDANSDSELQESALEQAKAMGHALSLARDKLLDGDVTARKLRTMLQSLEENINTVKKHSTFLVQHAAKTMPKPVHCLSLQLTTDYFLRNHINKETLEKGKLEDPSLYHYAIFSDNVLAASVVVNSTVLHAKEPEKHVFHIVTDKLNFAAMKMWFIAHPPFPATIHVENIDEFKWLNSSYCSVLRQLESARIKEYYFKANHPSSLSVGNENLKYRNPKYLSMLNHLRFYMPEVYPKLDKILFLDDDIVVQKDLTPLWLIDMKGMVNGAVETCKESFHRFDTYLNFSNPLISQNFDPQACGWAFGMNIFDLKEWKKRNITGIYHYWQDLNEDRMLWKLGSLPPGLITFYNLTYPLDRSWHVLGLGYDPAVNPLEIENAAVIHYNGNYKPWLDLAFTKYQAYWSKFVDVDNPYIQDCYSNQ, translated from the exons ATGGCGCTTCTCTCGCGAAGATCCCTAAGCTGCGGCGTTCTGCTGTTCGTCTCCCAATTCTTATTCCGG GTACATGGTTTGTCCAAGGAGAGTTTGCTTGGACGAAATAACTTCCAACAACCAGATGAA AACTTTGATATAACAATATCATACATGGATGCTTCCGGTAAATTTCAAACTCACAAGGTCAACTCGAAGACCCTATCATCATCCTGGGTGTGGGAGAGTCCGGTTGATGCAAACCAGAAACGGTTGGTCGTTGGACAG CTTCAAGAAGGCTCATCTGAACAAACCGTCAATGGTTCTAGAGAGAGTACACAGCTTTCCATTGAATATAATCAACAATCCAGAACCATAGATCCAATCAAGCTAAGGCGTCAG AAATTGCGGGACGAACGGAGGGAAAAACGAATAGCAGAGCTTATTCATATGAGCAAAGAAACTGAATTGCAGATGCAAAACGCAGCCATCGAACGTGCAAAAGAGTTTAACAACATGAGAAGAGCATGGTATAGCATATGGAGGAAAGAATATATTAATCCTAACTCCGATACCACTTTGAAACTTATGAGAGATCAGAAAATAATGGCCAAGGTGTATGCTAGTGTTGCTTATTCCACAGGGGAACGTGATCTTTATAATTCCCTGACGAGACACATCAAAGAAATTCAGCGTGGTATTGGAGATGCAAATTCAGATTCTGAGCTGCAAGAGAG TGCACTTGAACAAGCAAAAGCTATGGGCCATGCCTTATCCCTTGCAAGAGACAAGCTACTTGACGGTGATGTCACTGCAAGAAAGTTACGGACCATGCTTCAGTCTTTGGAGGAAAACATAAACACAGTGAAGAAACATAGTACATTCTTAGTCCAGCATGCTGCAAAGACAATGCCTAAACCAGTGCACTGTTTATCTTTACAGCTAACAACTGATTATTTCTTGCGCAACCATATTAACAAAGAAACATTAGAAAAGGGGAAGCTTGAGGATCCTTCACTCTATCATTATGCTATATTCTCTGATAATGTGCTTGCAGCATCGGTAGTGGTCAATTCTACTGTTTTACATGCAAAGGAACCAGAGAAACATGTATTTCACATCGTCACAGACAAACTGAACTTTGCAGCCATGAAAATGTGGTTTATTGCCCATCCTCCTTTTCCAGCGACAATCCATGTGGAGAACATTGATGAATTCAAGTGGCTTAATTCATCTTACTGTTCGGTTCTTCGCCAACTTGAATCTGCAAGGATCAAGGAGTACTACTTCAAAGCGAATCATCCATCATCTCTTTCTGTTGGAAATGAAAATCTGAAATATAGGAATCCTAAGTATTTGTCGATGCTCAACCATCTAAGATTCTACATGCCTGAGGTTTACCCGAAACTAGACAAGATACtatttcttgatgatgatattgttgTGCAAAAGGATTTGACACCACTCTGGTTGATAGATATGAAGGGAATGGTAAATGGTGCAGTTGAGACATGTAAAGAGAGCTTTCATCGGTTTGATACATATCTCAATTTCTCAAACccgttgatttctcaaaattttgaTCCACAGGCATGTGGATGGGCCTTTGGGATGAATATTTTTGACTTGAAAGAATGGAAGAAGCGAAATATCACAGGAATTTATCACTATTGGCAAGACTTG AACGAGGACCGCATGCTCTGGAAGCTCGGATCGCTGCCGCCAGGTCTGATAACTTTCTACAACCTGACATATCCTCTGGATCGAAGTTGGCATGTGTTAGGACTTGGATATGATCCAGCAGTAAACCCTTTGGAAATAGAGAATGCTGCTGTCATCCACTACAATGGGAATTACAAGCCATGGCTAGATCTTGCTTTCACCAAGTACCAGGCATACTGGTCCAAGTTCGTAGATGTTGACAATCCTTATATTCAAGACTGCTACAGCAATCAATGA
- the LOC135653231 gene encoding glycosyltransferase family 92 protein At1g27200-like, whose protein sequence is MRRRVTTSVLSIAIFFLLAASFSLHVFRHLLPSGNAINSRTLNQPVDRLRNYAVGEAAVSVLRVLRSPPRHRPPPTESVLLLDWDVLLLPSPNTSTAASGRPLSCLFHTGATSLARPAGPVAFLCSLPNSLRRFRPFYTPRLSEASSNASGWVGQEDPPREMLRSTQLAYESVSTADDVIVFVKGVNRRRDRDLPASSLRCVFSPASGGAAVATTSVTSSAQEAFRCAHPPAAEVSSIGPFRVSISTGPEAAPIPTLANYHRPGGPASGGRLSICACTMVFNAAKFLPEWVVYHAAIGVERFFLYDNGSEDELESVVSRLGSQGFDVTTRFWPWPKTQEAGFSHCAVVNRDECEWMAFIDVDEFVYSTDWDDSDQPNRSMMGSLVAVGPEVGQISIKCLEFGPSGHRAHPPGGVTQGYTCRRRNEERHKSLLRLDAAAVSLVNSVHHFELREGFETKQVEVGEARLNHYKYQAWKEFKAKFRRRVSAYVVDWKEPMNLASKDRPPGLGSDPIEPKGWTDMFCEVNDTRLRDATRRWFTEVKLDGAERMAWDS, encoded by the coding sequence ATGCGACGGAGGGTGACGACGTCGGTCCTTTCCATcgccatcttcttcctcctcgccgCCTCCTTCTCCTTGCATGTCTTCCGTCACCTCCTCCCCTCAGGCAACGCCATCAACTCCAGGACCCTGAACCAGCCCGTCGACCGCCTGCGCAATTATGCGGTCGGCGAGGCCGCGGTATCGGTCCTCCGTGTATTACGCTCCCCCCCGCGCCACCGCCCACCGCCCACGGAGTCCGTCCTCCTCCTCGACTGGGACGTGCTCCTCCTTCCCTCTCCTAATACTTCCACCGCCGCGAGCGGCAGGCCGCTCTCTTGCCTTTTCCATACCGGCGCCACCTCCCTTGCCCGCCCCGCCGGCCCCGTCGCCTTCCTCTGCTCCCTCCCCAACAGCCTCCGACGCTTCCGGCCCTTCTACACCCCACGCCTCTCCGAGGCCTCCTCCAACGCTTCTGGGTGGGTGGGCCAGGAGGATCCCCCGCGGGAGATGTTGCGGTCCACGCAGCTCGCCTACGAGTCGGTCTCCACCGCTGACGACGTCATCGTCTTCGTGAAGGGCGTCAATCGTCGACGGGATCGCGACCTCCCCGCCTCCAGCCTTCGCTGCGTCTTCTCCCCCGCCTCCGGCGGCGCCGCGGTCGCCACGACCTCGGTCACTTCCTCGGCCCAGGAGGCGTTCCGCTGCGCTCACCCGCCCGCCGCCGAGGTGTCAAGCATCGGTCCCTTCAGGGTCTCCATCTCGACCGGGCCGGAGGCGGCGCCTATCCCCACGCTCGCCAATTACCACCGGCCAGGTGGCCCTGCGAGCGGGGGCCGCTTGTCGATCTGCGCCTGCACGATGGTGTTCAACGCCGCCAAGTTCCTCCCGGAGTGGGTGGTGTACCACGCCGCCATCGGCGTGGAGCGCTTCTTCCTCTACGACAACGGGAGCGAGGACGAGCTGGAGTCGGTGGTGAGTCGACTCGGCTCGCAGGGTTTCGACGTGACGACCCGGTTCTGGCCTTGGCCGAAGACCCAGGAGGCCGGCTTCTCCCACTGCGCCGTGGTGAACCGCGACGAGTGTGAGTGGATGGCATTCATCGACGTGGACGAATTCGTGTACTCCACGGACTGGGACGACTCGGACCAACCCAACCGGTCCATGATGGGCTCGCTCGTAGCGGTCGGGCCGGAGGTGGGCCAGATTTCCATAAAATGCCTGGAGTTCGGGCCCTCAGGGCACAGGGCCCACCCTCCAGGCGGCGTCACCCAGGGGTACACCTGCCGTCGGCGGAACGAGGAGCGGCACAAGTCGCTGCTCCGCCTCGACGCGGCGGCCGTCTCGCTGGTGAACTCGGTCCACCATTTCGAGTTGCGGGAGGGGTTCGAGACCAAGCAGGTCGAGGTGGGGGAGGCGAGGCTGAACCACTACAAATACCAAGCATGGAAGGAGTTCAAGGCCAAGTTCCGGCGGCGCGTGTCGGCGTACGTGGTGGATTGGAAGGAACCGATGAACCTGGCGTCGAAGGATCGGCCGCCCGGTCTGGGGTCCGACCCGATCGAGCCGAAGGGTTGGACCGACATGTTCTGCGAGGTGAACGACACCCGGCTCAGGGACGCAACGCGGAGGTGGTTCACCGAGGTGAAGCTCGATGGGGCAGAGAGAATGGCTTGGGATAGCTAG
- the LOC135653232 gene encoding DNA-binding protein MNB1B-like encodes MKRGKSKVDAPKKADGRLSVKKGPERTGKKPRKTKADKDPNKPKRPPSAFFVFMEEFRKSFKEKNPNNKSVSVVGKAAGDKWKSLSEAEKAPYVAKAAKFKTEYTKKLASYNKNQSGGGSHDADDEDESDKSSSEVNDDDEEGSGEEEEDDE; translated from the exons ATGAAACGGGGCAAGTCGAAGGTGGATGCACCCAAGAAGGCCGATGGCAG GCTTTCCGTAAAGAAGGGACCGGAACGGACGGGTAAGAAGCCCAGGAAGACGAAGGCCGACAAGGATCCCAACAAACCCAAGAGGCCCCCCAGTGCCTTCTTCGTCTTCAT GGAGGAATTCAGGAAGTCGTTCAAGGAAAAGAACCCCAACAACAAGTCGGTCTCTGTG GTTGGTAAAGCTGCAGGAGACAAGTGGAAATCCCTGTCGGAAGCC GAGAAGGCTCCTTATGTCGCCAAGGCAGCTAAGTTTAAGACGGAGTACACCAAGAAATTAGCTTCCTATAATAAGAACCAA TCTGGTGGAGGAAGCCATGATGCTGATGATGAAGACGAGTCTGACAAATCCAGCTCTGAGgtgaatgatgatgatgaagaaggaaGTGGAGAG gaagaagaggatgatgaaTGA